In Thermococcus camini, a genomic segment contains:
- a CDS encoding TIGR00341 family protein, which yields MLRLEIYCDEGEGEKVSGVLTEWNLQFYAEEVQSNGHRALKFTVLVPDFVINDVVDELMKAVDLRKGHSSITWAPVSGKSVKYANSVKSLRKFKRRWSLAAIEGLIENANNQARVDPIQLTLGAVASIIALFGLINDSIVMIISAMLLSPILGPLYGFSLNVVMGKGRDALDAVSSILKLLGVIFLSALVVSLILNLTGSMPAEPTHEILLRGQSGLVYILLAVILGYAGIVAIVSRIPEILAGVSIAAALVPPTTVVGISLAMGWWGIFRGSLVLTVENVLGLLSGSLLGLYILNVSPRSYYEKRAAKLYTKRTVLVLAVMLAALVFVELLG from the coding sequence ATGCTCCGGTTGGAGATCTACTGCGACGAGGGCGAGGGTGAAAAAGTTAGTGGGGTTCTGACCGAATGGAACCTCCAGTTCTACGCCGAGGAAGTGCAGAGCAACGGGCACCGGGCGCTCAAATTCACCGTCCTCGTGCCGGATTTTGTGATTAACGACGTCGTCGATGAACTGATGAAGGCCGTTGACCTGCGGAAGGGGCACTCCTCGATAACTTGGGCGCCCGTCAGCGGGAAGTCCGTGAAGTACGCAAACTCGGTAAAGTCCCTTAGAAAGTTCAAGCGCCGCTGGAGTCTCGCTGCCATAGAAGGCCTCATCGAGAACGCCAACAACCAGGCACGGGTCGACCCGATTCAGCTCACCCTTGGTGCCGTTGCCTCGATCATAGCGCTCTTCGGTTTGATAAACGACAGCATAGTGATGATAATCTCGGCCATGCTCCTCTCACCTATTCTCGGCCCGCTCTACGGCTTCTCCCTCAACGTCGTCATGGGCAAGGGGAGGGATGCCCTCGATGCCGTTTCCTCAATCTTAAAGCTTCTCGGCGTCATATTCCTCTCGGCCCTTGTGGTGTCCTTGATCCTCAATCTTACTGGATCGATGCCGGCGGAGCCGACCCACGAGATACTGTTGAGGGGCCAGTCGGGGCTGGTGTACATCCTCCTCGCGGTAATCCTCGGCTACGCGGGAATAGTTGCCATAGTTAGCAGAATCCCGGAGATTCTGGCCGGCGTCTCGATCGCCGCTGCCCTCGTTCCGCCGACAACTGTCGTAGGGATATCCCTCGCGATGGGCTGGTGGGGAATTTTTAGGGGCTCTCTTGTCCTCACCGTTGAGAACGTTCTCGGTCTTCTCAGCGGTTCCCTTCTCGGCCTCTACATCCTCAACGTCTCTCCACGGAGCTACTATGAAAAGAGGGCCGCGAAGCTATACACGAAGAGGACTGTGCTGGTACTGGCGGTCATGCTCGCCGCTCTCGTCTTTGTGGAGCTTCTCGGCTAG
- a CDS encoding AbrB family transcriptional regulator, producing the protein MLAKVDPKGRLYLPKELRKNLPKEVYLVRVDAGILIVPKPEDPLKELEELGKNLPDIPIEEIRVEILKEAEKLAGE; encoded by the coding sequence ATGCTGGCAAAAGTGGACCCAAAGGGAAGACTGTACCTCCCCAAGGAGCTGAGGAAGAATCTCCCAAAAGAGGTTTACCTCGTCAGGGTGGATGCTGGCATACTCATAGTTCCCAAGCCAGAAGACCCCTTAAAGGAGCTTGAAGAGCTTGGAAAAAACCTTCCGGACATCCCGATTGAGGAAATCAGGGTGGAAATCCTAAAAGAGGCCGAAAAGCTAGCAGGTGAGTGA
- a CDS encoding Ribonuclease P protein component 3: MSVGTPLEDGEGEVSFSRDHFVEMDVRSEEAYELASEWFDEVVFTKKLVLDGPPDWGELKDELRLLRERYEKVALLLVTSRPGLIKEVKKRNLRALLYVQGGDMRVNRLAIENGVDALISPWFGRKDPGFDHTLAGMAARRGVAIGFSLAPLLSAGPYERVQILRFMRKTWQLVDKYGVPRFITSSAETKWEVRGPGDLMGLGRNIGMDAPRARASLNFYPRRILSRLK; this comes from the coding sequence ATGAGCGTCGGGACGCCACTTGAGGATGGGGAGGGGGAGGTATCTTTCTCCCGCGACCACTTCGTTGAGATGGACGTGAGGAGCGAGGAAGCCTACGAGCTGGCCAGTGAGTGGTTTGATGAGGTCGTCTTCACGAAGAAGCTCGTTCTTGATGGTCCCCCCGACTGGGGCGAGCTCAAAGATGAGCTCAGGCTCCTCCGTGAGAGGTACGAAAAGGTTGCCCTCCTGCTCGTTACAAGCAGGCCGGGTCTGATAAAGGAGGTAAAGAAGAGGAACCTCCGTGCCCTCCTCTACGTTCAGGGCGGGGACATGAGGGTGAACCGTCTTGCCATTGAGAACGGTGTTGATGCCCTCATAAGCCCCTGGTTCGGGAGAAAGGATCCGGGATTTGACCACACCCTCGCGGGAATGGCTGCCAGGAGGGGAGTCGCCATAGGGTTCTCCCTGGCGCCCCTGCTCTCTGCGGGCCCCTACGAGAGGGTTCAGATACTACGATTCATGAGGAAGACCTGGCAGCTGGTGGACAAATACGGTGTGCCGAGGTTCATCACGAGCTCCGCGGAGACGAAGTGGGAGGTTCGCGGGCCAGGGGATTTGATGGGCCTCGGGAGAAACATAGGCATGGACGCCCCAAGGGCGAGGGCGAGCCTGAACTTCTATCCGAGAAGAATCCTGTCAAGGTTAAAGTAA
- the rqcH gene encoding ribosome rescue protein RqcH — translation MKEEMSSVDIRYIVRELQSLVGSRVDKIYHDGDEIRIKLRTKEGRRDLILQAGKRFHVTTYVKEAPKSPSSFTMLLRKHLSGGFIDEIEQHGFDRIVKIRVGDYTLIGELFRRGNVILVDGENKIVAALRYEEYKDRRIMPKAEYRFPPARENPLEVTRERFIELMRENGELELVRALARKLNMGGMYAEEISIRAGFDKTTQVKELSDDDLLKVYEAMIDTFNDEAKPNIVLKDGNLHDVVPIELRIYEGFEKRYFTTFSEALDEYFGKITLEKARVEQTKRLEAKKRQLLMTLKKQEEMLKGFEEGAKANQEIGDLIYANYSLIEKILEEFRKATEKLGWDEFRKRIEEGKKAGNKIALMVKGTDPKEKAVTIELEGKKVKLYLNRSIGENAELYYEKAKKFRHKYEGALKAYEDTKRKLDEIEGLIEEELKKELNVKRIERRKKKWFEKFRWFVSSEGFLVLGGKDASTNEILIKRHMGESDLYCHADVYGAPHVVIKDGQKAGEKTIFEACQFAVSMSKAWSRGVYSEDAYWTYPNQVTKQTPSGEYLGKGAFMVYGKRNWLHGLPLKLAVGVINYEGEDFVVCAPVDAIKAHTERHIVIRPGSLKKSELVKRIRRILEKWGYKVREEDIMAVLPPGNGDVVEVVG, via the coding sequence ATGAAGGAGGAGATGAGCAGCGTTGACATACGCTACATCGTGAGGGAACTTCAGTCGCTCGTTGGCTCTCGCGTTGACAAGATTTACCACGACGGCGACGAGATTAGAATAAAGCTCAGGACAAAGGAGGGAAGGCGGGATTTAATCCTCCAGGCCGGGAAACGCTTCCACGTGACGACGTACGTGAAGGAAGCTCCCAAAAGCCCGTCGAGCTTCACCATGCTCCTCAGGAAGCACCTCAGCGGTGGGTTCATCGATGAAATAGAGCAGCACGGCTTCGACAGAATAGTTAAGATCCGCGTTGGGGACTACACCCTCATCGGTGAGCTATTCAGGAGGGGAAACGTCATACTCGTTGACGGGGAGAACAAAATCGTTGCGGCGTTACGCTACGAGGAGTACAAGGACAGAAGAATAATGCCGAAGGCTGAATACAGGTTCCCGCCGGCGAGGGAGAACCCGCTGGAGGTAACGAGAGAGAGGTTCATCGAGCTGATGCGTGAAAACGGGGAGCTTGAGCTCGTGCGCGCTTTGGCGAGAAAGCTCAACATGGGCGGCATGTACGCGGAGGAAATCTCCATACGGGCCGGCTTCGACAAGACGACGCAGGTTAAAGAGCTGAGCGACGACGACCTGCTGAAAGTATACGAGGCGATGATAGACACCTTCAACGATGAAGCAAAGCCGAACATAGTCCTCAAGGACGGGAACCTGCATGATGTCGTTCCAATCGAGCTGAGGATCTACGAGGGGTTCGAGAAGCGCTATTTTACCACCTTCAGCGAGGCCCTCGACGAGTACTTTGGGAAGATAACCCTTGAGAAGGCGAGGGTCGAGCAGACGAAGAGGCTCGAAGCCAAGAAGAGGCAGCTCCTCATGACGCTTAAAAAGCAGGAGGAGATGCTGAAGGGCTTCGAGGAGGGGGCAAAGGCAAACCAGGAGATAGGGGACCTGATCTACGCGAACTACTCCCTCATAGAGAAGATTTTGGAGGAATTCAGGAAGGCAACCGAAAAGCTTGGCTGGGACGAGTTCAGGAAGAGAATCGAGGAAGGCAAGAAAGCCGGCAACAAAATAGCGCTCATGGTGAAAGGAACCGACCCAAAGGAAAAAGCGGTGACAATAGAGCTTGAGGGGAAGAAGGTAAAGCTCTACCTCAATAGAAGCATAGGCGAGAACGCGGAGCTCTACTACGAGAAGGCCAAGAAGTTCCGCCACAAGTACGAGGGTGCCCTAAAGGCCTACGAGGACACGAAGAGGAAGCTGGACGAGATAGAGGGGCTCATCGAGGAGGAGCTCAAGAAGGAGCTGAACGTCAAGCGCATAGAGCGGAGAAAGAAGAAGTGGTTCGAGAAGTTCCGCTGGTTCGTTTCGAGCGAGGGATTTCTCGTATTAGGGGGCAAAGATGCGAGCACCAACGAGATTCTCATAAAGAGGCATATGGGCGAGAGCGACCTCTACTGCCACGCCGACGTTTACGGTGCTCCACACGTCGTCATCAAGGACGGTCAGAAGGCGGGAGAAAAGACCATCTTTGAGGCCTGTCAGTTTGCGGTTTCGATGAGCAAGGCGTGGAGCAGAGGTGTTTACAGCGAAGATGCTTATTGGACCTATCCGAACCAGGTCACAAAGCAGACTCCCAGCGGCGAGTACCTGGGCAAGGGGGCCTTCATGGTCTATGGAAAAAGGAACTGGCTCCATGGTCTGCCTCTCAAGCTCGCCGTCGGTGTAATCAACTATGAGGGCGAAGACTTCGTCGTCTGTGCACCGGTTGATGCCATAAAGGCCCACACGGAGAGGCACATCGTAATCCGCCCCGGTTCACTCAAGAAGAGCGAGCTGGTGAAGAGGATAAGGCGCATCCTCGAAAAGTGGGGCTACAAGGTGAGGGAAGAGGACATCATGGCCGTCCTTCCCCCTGGGAACGGCGATGTGGTCGAAGTTGTGGGCTAG
- a CDS encoding TrpB-like pyridoxal phosphate-dependent enzyme, giving the protein MKAVLGDSKIPKRWYNILPDLPEPLAPPLDPETDEPMKPEKLLRIFAEELVKQEMSTERYVEIPRKVRELYAKIGRPTPLFRATNLEKTLGTPARIYFKYEGATVTGSHKINTALAQAYYAKEQGIEKLITETGAGQWGTALSLAGALLGLKVRVYMARASYFQKPYRKTIMRLYGAEIYPSPSDRTEIGRKFLAEDPNHPGGLGIAISEAIEDVLRDEKARYALGSVLNHVLMHQTVIGLEAMEQMKEFEEPDVIVGCVGGGSNFAGLAYPFVRDLLSGKADYEFIAVEPKAAPSMTRGVYKYDFGDSGGYTPKMKMYTLGHTYYVPQIHAGGLRYHGLAPTLSVLINHGIVKPVAYHQNEVFQAAELFAKTEGIIPAPESAHAVKGVIDRALKAKEEGREEVILFTLSGHGLLDLKGYEDYLDGKLEDYEPEQFPAMEE; this is encoded by the coding sequence ATGAAAGCCGTTCTGGGGGATTCAAAGATACCAAAGAGGTGGTACAACATACTGCCAGACCTCCCGGAGCCTTTAGCGCCGCCCCTCGACCCGGAGACAGATGAGCCGATGAAACCAGAGAAACTGTTGAGGATTTTCGCAGAAGAACTCGTAAAGCAGGAGATGAGCACTGAAAGGTACGTTGAGATTCCCAGGAAAGTCCGCGAGCTGTACGCCAAGATTGGAAGGCCCACACCTCTCTTCCGCGCGACCAACCTGGAAAAGACCCTCGGAACGCCGGCGAGGATATACTTCAAATACGAAGGCGCAACCGTAACGGGCAGCCACAAGATAAACACAGCATTGGCTCAAGCCTACTACGCGAAGGAACAGGGAATAGAGAAGCTTATAACTGAAACTGGAGCAGGCCAGTGGGGGACGGCCCTGAGTTTGGCCGGAGCGCTTCTCGGGCTGAAAGTTCGCGTTTACATGGCGAGGGCAAGCTATTTCCAGAAGCCCTACAGAAAGACGATAATGCGCCTCTATGGTGCCGAAATCTATCCGAGTCCAAGCGACAGAACCGAAATAGGCAGGAAGTTTTTAGCTGAAGACCCAAACCACCCCGGAGGCCTCGGAATAGCGATAAGCGAGGCGATAGAAGACGTCCTCCGCGATGAGAAGGCACGCTATGCCCTCGGGAGTGTTCTCAATCACGTGCTCATGCACCAGACGGTCATCGGTTTGGAGGCAATGGAACAGATGAAGGAGTTTGAAGAGCCAGACGTGATAGTCGGCTGTGTCGGCGGTGGGAGCAACTTCGCGGGTCTGGCGTACCCCTTCGTGAGGGACCTCCTGAGCGGAAAGGCCGACTACGAGTTCATAGCTGTTGAACCGAAGGCCGCGCCGAGCATGACAAGGGGAGTTTACAAGTACGACTTCGGCGATTCAGGAGGATACACACCGAAGATGAAGATGTACACCCTCGGCCACACCTATTACGTCCCGCAGATTCACGCCGGTGGACTTCGCTACCACGGCCTCGCCCCGACGCTCAGCGTGCTCATAAACCACGGCATCGTTAAACCGGTAGCCTACCACCAGAACGAGGTCTTCCAGGCCGCCGAACTCTTTGCAAAGACAGAAGGCATAATTCCAGCACCGGAGAGCGCCCACGCCGTCAAGGGCGTCATTGACAGGGCGCTGAAGGCAAAGGAAGAGGGCAGGGAAGAGGTCATTCTCTTCACCCTGAGCGGACACGGCCTGCTTGACCTCAAGGGCTACGAGGACTACCTCGATGGAAAGCTTGAGGACTACGAGCCTGAGCAGTTCCCTGCCATGGAAGAATGA
- a CDS encoding amino acid permease gives MRLVSFLTSLIVLLSFALPWLRPPSGEMTFIGILDQVLTTPHGFEGVFWWLNPASTGSILTFVTFFAGMFLVLLGVFFGILGGRLGPGVGLVGMFLFTTVAWYIYGEGFVDIIGEGYLLGLGGFVAGFVLGGGKYL, from the coding sequence ATGAGGCTGGTGAGCTTTCTGACGTCTCTGATCGTCCTGCTTTCCTTTGCTCTCCCCTGGCTCAGGCCTCCCTCTGGGGAAATGACGTTCATCGGTATCCTCGATCAAGTTCTGACCACCCCCCACGGCTTTGAGGGCGTCTTCTGGTGGCTCAACCCCGCCAGCACGGGCTCGATACTTACCTTCGTTACCTTCTTCGCGGGGATGTTCCTTGTGCTCCTGGGCGTCTTTTTTGGAATACTTGGTGGGAGGCTCGGTCCGGGCGTTGGACTTGTTGGGATGTTCCTCTTCACCACCGTGGCGTGGTACATATACGGCGAGGGATTCGTGGATATAATCGGGGAGGGCTACCTTCTGGGACTCGGCGGCTTCGTGGCAGGGTTTGTTCTTGGTGGAGGCAAGTACCTCTAG
- a CDS encoding 1,4-alpha-glucan branching protein, with amino-acid sequence MKGYFTFVLHTHLPYVRKHGKWPFGEEWLYEAMSETYIPLLMEFERLRSSGVRFGLVINITPVLVEQLSDDYIKAEFEKYILRKIKTTEEDLKSGKYDERAVKASLDHFRKVYDHWRAINGDIIGKFREFQDSGYLEIITSAATHGYLPLLGRDETIMAQLANGVATYEKHFGKRPRGMWLPECAYRPAGEWELPGGRKIKRPGIEKFLEEFGIEYFFVESNLIDEGPVTKGYGEIPLYGGDKSTLRPYWIKGSHIAVFARNRETGHQVWSAHYGYPGDFWYREFHRKAPKSGGQYWRVTGKNVDLGEKEFYDPDKAMERVEEHARHFVSLVERLLSEFEERFGEKGIVVSPYDTELFGHWWFEGVKWLGRVLELMAERGIVTTTLSAFLDNYRGERHEIELPEGSWGANADHSTWWNEETEWTWKHIYRAEERMVALASRYYGRDRTADRILEQLARELLILEASDWQFLITTGQAKEYAKRRVLIHSGDFQRLANELVRYIRTGEFDAELLGKLEERDNPFRPVIVGIYVSGNPPELEEYVEPPEVPPEESERPAERHRSVPERAYATEVVKEMSVKPPGKVKGPGSEESRKPWTRKKRKSGKAESDLLSIKGIGPKTLAKLQSAGIYTVEDLKNANLEGLARKTRISPKRLRRFLAQVS; translated from the coding sequence ATGAAAGGCTACTTCACGTTCGTCCTACACACCCACCTTCCCTACGTCCGGAAGCACGGCAAATGGCCCTTCGGCGAGGAATGGCTCTACGAGGCGATGAGCGAGACCTACATCCCCCTCCTTATGGAGTTTGAGCGCCTCCGTTCTTCGGGCGTCAGGTTCGGGCTCGTGATCAACATAACTCCCGTGCTTGTTGAGCAGCTCAGCGATGACTACATCAAAGCCGAGTTTGAAAAATACATCCTCAGGAAGATTAAAACCACGGAGGAAGACCTGAAATCCGGCAAGTATGATGAAAGAGCCGTCAAAGCCTCCCTCGACCACTTCAGGAAGGTTTACGACCACTGGAGGGCGATAAACGGGGACATCATCGGTAAGTTCCGCGAGTTTCAGGATTCTGGCTATCTCGAAATAATAACCTCGGCGGCAACGCACGGCTATCTGCCACTCCTCGGCAGGGACGAGACGATAATGGCGCAGCTTGCAAACGGTGTAGCAACCTACGAGAAGCACTTCGGCAAAAGGCCGAGGGGGATGTGGCTGCCTGAGTGCGCATACAGACCTGCTGGAGAATGGGAACTCCCAGGCGGGAGAAAGATCAAAAGACCTGGTATAGAGAAGTTCCTGGAGGAGTTCGGCATCGAGTACTTCTTCGTTGAGAGCAACCTTATCGATGAGGGCCCGGTGACAAAGGGCTACGGCGAGATTCCGCTCTACGGGGGTGATAAGAGCACCCTCAGGCCGTACTGGATCAAGGGCTCCCACATAGCGGTCTTTGCCCGCAACAGGGAAACCGGCCACCAGGTCTGGAGCGCGCACTACGGCTACCCCGGCGACTTCTGGTACAGGGAGTTCCACAGGAAGGCACCTAAAAGCGGGGGGCAGTACTGGCGTGTGACGGGCAAAAACGTTGATCTCGGCGAGAAAGAGTTCTACGACCCCGATAAAGCGATGGAGCGCGTTGAAGAGCACGCGAGGCACTTCGTCTCGCTGGTGGAGAGGCTTTTGAGTGAGTTCGAGGAGAGGTTCGGGGAGAAGGGAATAGTCGTTTCACCCTACGACACCGAGCTCTTTGGCCACTGGTGGTTTGAGGGCGTTAAGTGGCTCGGCAGGGTTCTTGAACTGATGGCTGAGAGGGGAATAGTCACAACGACGCTCTCCGCCTTCCTCGACAACTACCGCGGTGAGAGGCACGAGATTGAGCTTCCGGAGGGTTCGTGGGGGGCCAACGCAGACCACTCGACCTGGTGGAACGAGGAGACGGAGTGGACGTGGAAGCACATCTACCGCGCCGAAGAGAGAATGGTGGCTCTGGCGAGCAGGTACTACGGAAGGGACAGAACCGCCGATAGAATCCTTGAGCAGCTCGCGAGGGAGTTGCTGATACTCGAAGCTAGCGACTGGCAGTTTTTGATAACGACCGGTCAGGCAAAGGAATATGCAAAGCGGAGGGTTTTAATCCACAGCGGGGACTTTCAGAGGCTGGCGAACGAGCTGGTGAGATATATCAGAACCGGGGAGTTTGATGCTGAGCTCCTAGGGAAGCTTGAGGAGAGGGACAACCCATTCAGACCGGTGATTGTTGGCATCTACGTGAGCGGAAATCCCCCTGAGCTTGAGGAGTACGTGGAGCCCCCTGAGGTTCCACCGGAGGAGAGCGAAAGGCCCGCTGAACGGCATAGGAGCGTTCCCGAGAGAGCCTATGCCACGGAGGTCGTTAAGGAGATGTCAGTTAAGCCGCCTGGAAAGGTAAAGGGGCCTGGTTCGGAAGAATCCAGAAAGCCCTGGACGCGGAAGAAGAGAAAATCCGGCAAGGCCGAGAGCGACCTCCTTTCTATAAAGGGCATCGGACCAAAAACGCTGGCAAAGCTCCAGAGTGCAGGAATTTACACGGTGGAAGACCTTAAAAACGCCAACCTTGAGGGGCTGGCCAGAAAAACGCGTATCTCACCTAAAAGGCTGAGGAGGTTCCTGGCCCAGGTTTCTTAG
- a CDS encoding P-II family nitrogen regulator codes for MKKVEAIIRGNDFDRVKNALKQIGVVPLTAYPVQGRGVQGGVPPYDLLPKMKIEIVVKDEDVEKVIGVIIRNARSGTPGDGKIFVIPVEDAIRIRTGEKGNEALY; via the coding sequence ATGAAGAAGGTTGAGGCGATTATTAGGGGAAACGATTTCGACCGCGTGAAGAACGCCCTAAAACAGATCGGGGTAGTGCCCCTGACCGCTTACCCCGTGCAGGGGAGGGGCGTTCAGGGGGGCGTTCCGCCCTACGACCTCCTTCCGAAGATGAAGATCGAGATCGTCGTGAAGGACGAGGACGTTGAGAAGGTTATCGGGGTTATCATACGGAACGCGAGAAGTGGAACGCCCGGGGATGGGAAGATATTCGTAATTCCAGTGGAAGACGCGATCAGGATAAGAACAGGGGAGAAGGGCAACGAAGCCCTCTACTGA
- the nikR gene encoding nickel-responsive transcriptional regulator NikR, with protein MKITRFGVSVPDELLEKFDRIIEEKGYVNRSEAIRDMMRDFIVRHEWEQGEGEVAGTITMLYNHDEAEVVKGLLDLQHDYLSEIISSIHVHMDEHNCLEVIIVKGKASRIKEIADRLLSLKGVKHGKLVMTGTGKELV; from the coding sequence ATGAAGATCACTCGCTTCGGTGTATCGGTTCCGGATGAATTGCTCGAAAAGTTCGACCGTATAATCGAGGAAAAAGGGTATGTCAACAGGAGCGAGGCAATAAGGGATATGATGAGGGACTTCATAGTCCGGCACGAGTGGGAGCAGGGTGAGGGTGAGGTCGCAGGTACGATAACCATGCTCTACAACCACGACGAGGCGGAAGTGGTCAAAGGACTCCTTGACCTCCAGCACGACTACCTGAGCGAGATAATCTCCAGCATCCATGTCCACATGGACGAGCACAACTGCCTGGAGGTCATCATAGTGAAGGGGAAGGCGAGCAGGATAAAGGAGATAGCGGACAGGTTGCTGAGCCTCAAGGGTGTAAAGCACGGCAAGCTCGTCATGACCGGGACCGGAAAGGAGCTGGTTTAG
- a CDS encoding alpha-glucosidase, which translates to MKSEKILLETADVLESTLEKIERLGSLSEKEKTKVKKSLGEAAGNFREVASRVEKDNEELAEFFFKKAKELKLMSTDKAIEKEGKKNYLKAVNKVLLYSRSAEYDFSPKKLVELKRAYRKYIFGMTSFFVLTGAYLNQFFAITALILAIPIILSMLSLQRRGYTGLLLAYASAPIPLVVGFNAIVYSLSALRDPHQVSTIAEHLGKSVSFAQGYLIFLVLLSAVEIYLIASSLVELYRNRHAFL; encoded by the coding sequence GTGAAAAGCGAAAAAATACTTCTTGAAACTGCCGACGTTCTCGAATCAACCCTTGAAAAGATCGAGAGGCTCGGCAGCCTAAGTGAAAAGGAGAAGACAAAAGTCAAGAAATCCCTGGGGGAGGCCGCGGGGAACTTCCGGGAGGTCGCATCCAGGGTCGAGAAGGACAACGAGGAGCTGGCCGAGTTCTTCTTCAAAAAAGCCAAGGAGCTCAAATTGATGAGCACGGACAAGGCCATAGAGAAGGAGGGCAAAAAGAACTACCTGAAAGCGGTGAACAAGGTCCTCCTGTATTCCAGGTCGGCCGAGTACGACTTCAGCCCCAAAAAGCTCGTCGAGCTGAAGAGGGCATACCGGAAATACATCTTCGGAATGACGTCTTTCTTCGTCCTGACGGGGGCATATCTCAATCAGTTCTTCGCTATAACGGCGCTTATCCTGGCCATCCCGATAATCCTGTCGATGCTGTCCCTTCAGAGGAGGGGCTACACCGGACTCCTGCTGGCCTACGCCTCGGCCCCAATTCCCCTGGTCGTGGGCTTCAACGCGATAGTCTATTCACTGAGTGCCCTGCGCGACCCCCACCAGGTGAGCACCATAGCGGAGCACCTGGGGAAGAGCGTATCCTTTGCGCAGGGATACCTGATATTCCTCGTCCTCCTCTCGGCGGTGGAGATATACCTGATAGCCAGCTCCCTCGTCGAACTCTACAGGAACAGGCATGCGTTCCTGTGA
- a CDS encoding type II toxin-antitoxin system VapC family toxin, whose protein sequence is MVYADTDFFLALLKPSDWLNENARKIYERYMDEITTSEATFLELLILSKKFSLDPVRLLAAVMAIIGEENEDYLRAAYYMKEHSLNPFDAVHAAKCGGRIISSDKAFDRAGIKRIKLESPEK, encoded by the coding sequence ATGGTCTATGCTGACACCGACTTTTTTCTAGCCCTTTTAAAGCCCTCCGACTGGCTTAATGAAAACGCCAGAAAAATCTACGAAAGATACATGGACGAGATAACAACTTCAGAAGCAACGTTTCTTGAGCTACTGATACTCTCAAAGAAGTTCAGCCTTGACCCTGTTAGACTTTTGGCAGCGGTCATGGCGATAATAGGGGAAGAAAACGAGGACTACCTCCGTGCAGCATACTACATGAAGGAGCATAGTCTCAATCCTTTCGATGCTGTTCACGCGGCAAAATGCGGGGGAAGGATAATAAGCTCGGACAAAGCCTTTGACAGGGCGGGAATCAAAAGGATAAAGCTCGAAAGTCCAGAAAAATAG
- a CDS encoding RNA-binding protein has translation MGKIRAHHVRITTFIQATEDEDKVLEAIGTFIPEEIDDEDIIFDIDETTGFFGNPIKVVNVEIKRSRAVRKFIDYFRELLDEDARRYILENLDEKVDEEGTFYVRFNKQRAYLGEPEIGEGSDVVQVRIKVKAFPMKKEAVVKAVREWLEE, from the coding sequence ATGGGGAAGATAAGGGCGCACCATGTCAGGATTACCACTTTCATCCAGGCAACGGAAGACGAGGACAAGGTTCTTGAGGCTATCGGGACCTTCATCCCCGAGGAGATAGACGACGAGGACATAATCTTTGACATAGACGAGACCACGGGGTTCTTCGGCAACCCCATCAAGGTCGTCAACGTGGAGATAAAGCGGAGCAGGGCGGTTAGAAAGTTCATTGACTACTTCAGGGAGCTTTTAGATGAAGACGCAAGGAGATACATCCTTGAGAACCTCGATGAGAAGGTGGACGAGGAGGGGACCTTCTACGTCCGCTTCAACAAGCAGAGGGCCTACCTCGGCGAGCCGGAGATAGGCGAGGGGTCGGACGTGGTGCAGGTCAGGATAAAGGTCAAGGCCTTTCCCATGAAGAAGGAAGCGGTAGTTAAAGCCGTTCGGGAGTGGCTGGAGGAATGA